One genomic window of Coregonus clupeaformis isolate EN_2021a chromosome 12, ASM2061545v1, whole genome shotgun sequence includes the following:
- the LOC121578546 gene encoding myogenin-like: MELFETNPYFFPDQRFYEGGDNFYQSRLPGGYDQGGYQERGGSMMGLCGGLSGGVGVGVGGGMEDKASSSGLSPHPEPQCPGQCLPWACKLCKRKTVTMDRRKAATMREKRRLKKVNEAFEALKRSTLMNPNQRLPKVEILRSAIQYIERLQALVSSLNQQENDQGAQGLHYRTGPAQPRVSSSSEQGSGSTCCSSPEWSNTSDHCTQSYSNEDLLSADSPEQTNLRSLTSIVDSITAAEGAPVAYPVPVDIPK, encoded by the exons ATGGAGCTTTTCGAGACCAACCCCTACTTCTTCCCCGACCAGCGCTTCTACGAAGGGGGGGACAACTTCTACCAGTCCCGGCTGCCGGGCGGGTATGACCAGGGGGGCTACCAGGAGCGCGGGGGCTCCATGATGGGGCTGTGTGGGGGTCTATCTGGGGGGGTCGGGGTAGGGGTGGGTGGAGGTATGGAGGACAAGGCATCCTCCTCTGGTCTCTCCCCCCACCCGGAGCCCCAATGCCCCGGCCAGTGCCTACCCTGGGCCTGCAAGCTGTGCAAACGCAAGACTGTGACCATGGACCGACGGAAAGCGGCCACGATGCGGGAGAAGAGGAGGCTGAAGAAGGTGAACGAGGCATTCGAGGCCCTGAAGAGGAGCACCCTGATGAACCCCAACCAGAGGCTGCCCAAGGTGGAGATCCTGAGGAGTGCCATCCAGTATATTGAGAGGCTGCAGGCACTTGTCTCCTCCCTCAACCAGCAGGAGAACGACCAGGGAGCACAGGGCCTACACTACCGCACCGGACCTGCCCAACCCAGG GTCTCGTCGTCGAGCGAGCAGGGATCAGGCAGCACCTGCTGTAGCAGCCCAGAGTGGAGCAACACCTCAGACCACTGTACCCAGAGCTACAGCAACGAGG aCCTCCTGAGTGCAGACTCTCCAGAGCAGACTAACCTGCGCTCTCTGACGTCCATCGTGGACAGCATCACAGCAGCAGAGGGGGCTCCGGTGGCCTACCCTGTACCTGTGGACATTCCCAAATAA